One genomic segment of Catalinimonas alkaloidigena includes these proteins:
- the merTP gene encoding mercuric transport protein MerTP: MNTSNQHSKQTDLSTKSAGAGLFAAIIASLCCITPVFSLLAGISGIAATFSWMEPFRPYLIALTIGVLAFAWYQKLKPWTKEGIECACEEDEKPSFWQSKRFLGIVTVFVGLMLAFPSYSQIFYPDSDSSSSVVDEQPSDVKQAAFKIKGMTCSGCESHVNNEVGKLEGVQEVKASYENENAVVKYDPEKVKEEQIVEAINKTGYKVVDKPNEN; this comes from the coding sequence ATGAATACAAGTAACCAACATTCCAAACAGACAGATTTATCAACTAAAAGCGCTGGTGCTGGATTATTCGCAGCAATTATAGCTTCATTATGTTGCATTACTCCTGTTTTTTCATTGCTAGCAGGTATCAGCGGTATTGCCGCCACCTTTTCATGGATGGAGCCATTCAGACCCTATTTAATAGCACTGACAATTGGGGTTTTGGCTTTTGCCTGGTATCAGAAATTAAAACCATGGACAAAAGAAGGCATTGAATGTGCCTGTGAGGAAGATGAGAAACCTTCATTTTGGCAATCAAAGAGATTTCTTGGCATTGTCACCGTTTTTGTAGGGTTAATGCTCGCCTTTCCTAGTTACTCACAAATTTTTTATCCTGATTCGGATAGTTCAAGTTCAGTAGTTGACGAACAGCCGTCAGATGTCAAACAAGCAGCTTTCAAGATAAAAGGAATGACTTGCTCGGGATGCGAGTCTCATGTCAACAATGAGGTTGGCAAATTAGAAGGAGTTCAGGAAGTAAAAGCCTCTTATGAAAATGAGAATGCAGTAGTTAAGTATGACCCTGAAAAAGTAAAAGAGGAACAGATTGTAGAAGCAATTAATAAGACCGGATACAAAGTAGTTGACAAACCTAACGAGAATTAG
- a CDS encoding ArsR/SmtB family transcription factor: MSKSCIRVFADVEQIQQCKIEIDRVKPSIASVANALSLSGNEVRLKILYLLSRELKLCPCDLSDILEMTVPAISQHLKKLREGGLVTSEKVGQTVFYSLHEENLKVINPILKSLALSEQKSTAS, from the coding sequence ATGAGTAAATCGTGTATTCGTGTTTTTGCAGATGTTGAGCAGATCCAGCAATGTAAAATCGAAATAGACCGTGTGAAGCCATCAATCGCAAGTGTTGCCAATGCCTTGAGCTTATCGGGCAATGAGGTCAGGCTTAAAATCCTTTACCTACTCAGCAGGGAATTAAAGCTATGTCCCTGTGACCTGAGTGACATTTTGGAAATGACCGTGCCTGCCATTTCCCAACATTTAAAGAAATTGAGAGAAGGAGGTCTTGTAACCAGTGAGAAGGTGGGGCAAACGGTTTTCTATTCACTTCATGAAGAAAACCTGAAGGTAATCAACCCAATTTTAAAAAGTCTTGCTCTAAGTGAACAAAAATCTACTGCATCATGA
- a CDS encoding dihydrolipoyl dehydrogenase family protein, whose product MKKYDVIIIGSGMAGMTIANKCAKKGLKTAITDSRPYGGTCALRGCDPKKILVGTAEIIDRANKMKGIGIEGDISINWKDLIAYKNEFVSKMPKGVEKGYEKAGVEMYHGSASFESENTVRIGEDLLQAEKIVIATGARPAIPGIPGGDLSIDSTCFLDLERLPKYITFIGGGYIAMEFAHLAARAGSKVTILHRGKLPLENFEPDIVKHLVKATEELGIALHLESEVVAIEKVDKGYTVKAQAKDGEKTIQTDLVVNAAGRVPELDSLNLEKANISYGKKGIEVNEYLQSVINERVYAAGDAAASKGLNLTPVAVLEGHAVAANIIRGNSKKPDYTEMPSAVFTLPTLAAVGMTEEQAKESGVEYQVKGGSASKWYNAKRINESTYAYKVISDKEGYILGAHIIGPHAEEMINLFAMAIRGKLKVSDIRNMVYSYPSMGSDIGSMV is encoded by the coding sequence ATGAAAAAATACGATGTAATAATAATCGGATCAGGCATGGCGGGGATGACCATTGCCAATAAATGCGCCAAAAAAGGACTAAAAACTGCCATAACCGATTCCCGCCCTTATGGAGGCACCTGTGCTTTGCGTGGCTGTGACCCCAAGAAAATATTGGTAGGAACTGCTGAGATCATTGACCGGGCCAATAAAATGAAAGGAATCGGTATTGAAGGGGATATCTCCATCAATTGGAAGGATTTGATAGCTTACAAAAATGAGTTTGTCTCCAAAATGCCTAAAGGCGTGGAGAAGGGCTATGAAAAAGCGGGTGTAGAAATGTATCATGGATCAGCCAGCTTTGAGTCGGAAAACACGGTACGCATCGGGGAAGATTTGCTTCAAGCTGAGAAAATAGTCATTGCAACGGGAGCAAGACCTGCAATACCAGGCATTCCCGGAGGTGATCTTTCGATAGACAGCACTTGCTTTTTAGATTTAGAACGACTTCCCAAATATATTACGTTTATCGGAGGTGGATATATAGCTATGGAATTTGCCCATCTGGCTGCCAGAGCAGGTAGCAAGGTTACTATCCTGCATAGAGGGAAGCTGCCTTTGGAAAACTTTGAACCCGATATTGTGAAACACCTTGTGAAAGCTACCGAAGAATTGGGGATTGCCTTGCATCTAGAGTCAGAAGTGGTAGCCATTGAAAAAGTAGATAAAGGGTATACGGTAAAGGCTCAAGCAAAAGATGGTGAAAAAACCATACAAACGGATTTGGTAGTGAATGCAGCCGGTAGAGTACCGGAACTGGATAGCCTTAATCTGGAAAAAGCTAATATTTCCTACGGAAAGAAAGGAATTGAAGTAAATGAATACCTACAAAGTGTAATAAATGAGCGGGTGTACGCAGCAGGTGATGCGGCTGCTAGCAAGGGGCTTAATCTAACCCCAGTGGCCGTATTGGAAGGTCATGCAGTGGCAGCCAATATTATCCGGGGAAATTCCAAAAAGCCTGACTATACGGAAATGCCGAGCGCAGTCTTTACCTTACCCACACTTGCTGCGGTTGGCATGACGGAAGAACAGGCAAAAGAGTCAGGCGTTGAATATCAGGTAAAAGGCGGCTCTGCATCAAAGTGGTACAATGCCAAACGGATCAATGAATCAACCTATGCTTATAAAGTCATTTCTGACAAAGAAGGATACATTTTAGGAGCACACATCATCGGGCCTCATGCAGAGGAAATGATCAACCTTTTTGCGATGGCCATTCGTGGAAAACTTAAAGTATCTGATATACGAAACATGGTTTATTCCTATCCCTCCATGGGATCGGATATCGGGTCAATGGTTTAA
- a CDS encoding GDCCVxC domain-containing (seleno)protein, with translation MEKEIILQSIITCPYCGHEKEETMPTDACQYFYECENCKEVIRPEDGDCCVYCSYGTIACPPIQEGSKNNCCG, from the coding sequence ATGGAGAAAGAAATCATTTTACAATCCATTATTACCTGTCCCTACTGTGGACACGAGAAAGAGGAAACCATGCCCACAGATGCATGTCAGTATTTCTACGAATGTGAAAATTGTAAAGAAGTAATCAGGCCTGAAGATGGAGATTGCTGTGTTTACTGTTCCTATGGTACAATCGCTTGCCCACCTATTCAGGAAGGCAGTAAAAACAATTGTTGCGGATGA